A genomic window from Ananas comosus cultivar F153 linkage group 22, ASM154086v1, whole genome shotgun sequence includes:
- the LOC109727038 gene encoding uncharacterized protein LOC109727038 isoform X1, whose protein sequence is MGENGKRHSNLESFLACVTPSVSTYSLPKACFRDTSSLWESEGKELIECFNLEDLWELYAECSAYGLGVPIVLNNGETAVQYFTPSLSAVQIYTNKSPTLSRYGPEESETDSWSDDSTSERLSRSWDAVSDDSAYDLDSSLPPRERHLYFEFSEHLPPYSRVPFMGKVHELARDHPGLTTFKSVELSPASWMSIAWYPIYAIPGHGNSKDLDTCFLTYHNLSSILQDDAGCVAKGSTSRGGLAYLGGSEMNRNKRITLSPFGLATYKMQGDIWRNPGTSDAQRITALRNAADSWLTQLGAVHPDFNFFRNNFRFH, encoded by the exons ATGGGTGAAAATGGGAAAAGGCATTCTAATCTCGAAAGCTTCCTCGCATGTGTAACACCCTCCGTGTCAACGTATTCTCTCCCCAAg GCATGTTTTCGAGATACAAGTAGCCTCTGGGAATCAGAAGGGAAAGAGTTGATAGAGTGCTTCAACCTCGAGGATCTATGGGAATTATATGCCGAGTGCAGCGCCTACGGCCTCGGCGTCCCAATTGTCCTAAACAATGGCGAGACCGCAGTCCAATATTTTACTCCATCGTTATCCGCCGTTCAGATTTATACCAACAAATCTCCGACTTTATCTAG ATATGGGCCTGAGGAGAGTGAGACCGATTCCTGGAGCGACGACAGCACAAGCGAGAGGCTTTCTAGGTCGTGGGATGCGGTTTCCGATGATTCGGCTTACGACCTCGATAGTTCGTTACCGCCAAGGGAACGCCACTTATACTTTGAATTTTCGGAGCATCTTCCTCCTTATTCGCGGGTTCCATTTATGGGCAAG GTGCACGAACTCGCGCGGGATCATCCAGGTTTGACAACATTCAAGAGCGTCGAACTTTCACCTGCGAGCTGGATGTCCATCGCGTG GTACCCCATATACGCTATTCCTGGTCATGGAAATTCGAAGGATCTCGACACGTGCTTCCTAACTTATCATAATCTCTCCTCTATACTCCAAG ACGATGCAGGTTGCGTCGCGAAAGGAAGCACTAGTCGAGGCGGTTTAGCTTATCTAGGTGGAAGCGAAATGAATCGGAACAAGAGGATCACCCTGTCTCCTTTCGGGCTCGCGACTTATAAAATGCAAGGGGACATATGGAGGAATCCGGGAACTTCCGATGCTCAAAGGATCACCGCTCTCCGCAACGCTGCGGATTCTTGGTTGACACAATTGGGTGCAGTACACCCTGACTTCAACTTCTTCAGAAACAACTTCAGATTTCATTAA
- the LOC109727154 gene encoding rRNA-processing protein UTP23 homolog isoform X2 yields the protein MRVKRQKRHRKVVRFYSTCFGFREPYKVLLDGTFVHHLLLHGLAPADSSLSHLLGSRSLLFTTRCVIGELRSLGESHAAAVDAAKQLITARCEHEKRVSATACIESVIGEENSEHFFVATQDTDLRKKLREVPSVPIIFGLRNSLFIEQPSSQQREFIKSTEEKRLHMSESDFQKIHKRALMGKTAEGSDGDVEEQAARTVSNTARRMLGVAQKSKFKRKKAKRPNPLSCKKKKPKPEVSLPKVQEVKAEVATKRKRIRKRNRVSKDSKPGETET from the exons atgagggtGAAGCGGCAGAAGCGGCATCGCAAGGTGGTGCGCTTCTACTCGACGTGCTTCGGCTTCCGCGAGCCCTACAAGGTGCTCCTCGATGGCACCTTcgtccaccacctcctcctccacgGCCTCGCCCCCGCCGACTCCTCCCTCTCCCACCTCCTCGGCTCCCGATCCCTCCTCTTCACCACCAG GTGCGTTATCGGGGAGCTCAGAAGCCTCGGGGAGTCGCACGCCGCGGCGGTCGATGCCGCGAAGCAGCTCATCACCGCGAG GTGCGAGCACGAGAAGAGGGTGAGTGCCACCGCGTGCATAGAATCGGTGATCGGGGAGGAGAACTCCGAGCATTTTTTTGTTGCGACGCAGGATACCGATCTCCGGAAAAAGTTGCGCGAG GTACCCAGTGTTCCCATCATATTTGGTCTTAGGAACTCTTTATTTATTGAGCAACCCTCTTCACAGCAGCGTGAATTTATTAAGTCAACTGAAGAGAAGCGCTTGCACATGAGCGAATCAGATTTCCAGAAGATACATAAGAGGGCTTTAATGGGAAAAACAGCAGAAGGTTCTGATGGAGATGTTGAAGAACAGGCTGCAAGAACTGTCAGCAATACTGCGAGAAGGATGCTTGGTGTGGCACAGAAGAGTAAATTCAAAAGGAAGAAAGCAAAG CGTCCGAACCCACTTTCGTGTAAGAAGAAGAAACCAAAACCCGAGGTCTCACTTCCTAAAGTCCAG GAGGTTAAAGCCGAGGTCGCTACGAAGAGAAAAAGGATTAGGAAGCGCAACAGAGTTAGCAAGGATAGTAAACCTGGAGAGACCGAGACCTAG
- the LOC109727153 gene encoding uncharacterized protein LOC109727153 isoform X2, whose amino-acid sequence MKPSTSFGFIALLMALVLLATMKIQYEHLKMDLQRYSSTASPRVLRSELEGLPRGIVEATSDMDLKPLSKISRSKDRSNNYSALLAMAVGISQKENVDRIVSKFLMENFAVILFHYDGNVDGWHDLEWSNKAIHILARSQTKWWFAKRFLHPDVVSVYDYIFLWDEDLGVENFHPGRYLEIMSSEELEISQPALDPELSSDIHHRITVRNKLVKVHRRVYGLRGSVNCTDESKGPPCTGWVEGMAPVFSRAAWRCVWHLIQNDLIHGWGLDMKLGYCAQGDRTRKVGVIDSEYVVHQGIPSLGGLSVRKERGRPMDLRIQIRRQSTAELKKFKERWNQAVREDDEWTDPFDDFARENV is encoded by the exons ATGAAACCCTCCACCTCGTTCGGCTTCATCGCCCTTCTCATGGCGCTCGTCCTTCTCGCCACCATGAAGATCCAGTACGAGCACCTCAAG ATGGATCTACAGCGCTACTCATCCACGGCGTCCCCA AGAGTATTGAGGAGTGAGCTCGAGGGATTGCCTCGTGGGATTGTGGAGGCGACCTCCGACATGGATTTGAAGCCTTTGTCGAAGATCTCGAGGTCAAAA GACAGAAGTAACAACTACAGCGCTCTTCTGGCGATGGCAGTTGGCATTTCACAAAAGGAGAATGTGGATCGGATTGTTAGTAAG TTTCTTATGGAAAATTTCGCGGTAATACTTTTTCACTATGATGGGAATGTGGATGGATGGCACGATCTTGAGTGGAGTAACAAGGCAATACATATACTCGCTCGTAGCCAGACAAAGTG GTGGTTTGCTAAGCGCTTTTTACATCCAGATGTTGTATCTGTTTATGATTACATATTTTTGTGGGATGAAGATCTAGGAGTAGAGAACTTTCATCCTGGAAG GTACTTAGAGATAATGTCTTCTGAAGAATTGGAGATATCACAGCCTGCTTTGGACCCTGAACTATCATCTGACATTCACCACAGAATTACAGTTCGAAACAAATTGGTGAAGGTCCATAG GAGAGTATATGGCCTTCGTGGAAGTGTGAATTGCACTGATGAAAGTAAAGGACCTCCATGCACGGG gtGGGTTGAAGGGATGGCTCCAGTTTTTTCTCGGGCTGCATGGCGATGTGTGTGGCATCTCATCCAG AATGACCTGATTCATGGATGGGGACTGGACATGAAGCTCGGTTACTGTGCACAG GGTGATCGAACACGGAAGGTTGGCGTGATTGACAGTGAATATGTTGTTCACCAAGGAATACCCTCTTTGGGAGGATTATCAGTTCGGAAG GAAAGGGGCAGGCCAATGGATTTAAGAATCCAG ATAAGGAGGCAATCGACGGCCGAGCTGAAAAAGTTCAAAGAACGCTGGAACCAGGCTGTGAGGGAAGATGACGAATGGACGGATCCTTTTGATGACTTTGCGAGAGAAAATGTGTGA
- the LOC109727154 gene encoding rRNA-processing protein UTP23 homolog isoform X1, producing MRVKRQKRHRKVVRFYSTCFGFREPYKVLLDGTFVHHLLLHGLAPADSSLSHLLGSRSLLFTTSRCVIGELRSLGESHAAAVDAAKQLITARCEHEKRVSATACIESVIGEENSEHFFVATQDTDLRKKLREVPSVPIIFGLRNSLFIEQPSSQQREFIKSTEEKRLHMSESDFQKIHKRALMGKTAEGSDGDVEEQAARTVSNTARRMLGVAQKSKFKRKKAKRPNPLSCKKKKPKPEVSLPKVQEVKAEVATKRKRIRKRNRVSKDSKPGETET from the exons atgagggtGAAGCGGCAGAAGCGGCATCGCAAGGTGGTGCGCTTCTACTCGACGTGCTTCGGCTTCCGCGAGCCCTACAAGGTGCTCCTCGATGGCACCTTcgtccaccacctcctcctccacgGCCTCGCCCCCGCCGACTCCTCCCTCTCCCACCTCCTCGGCTCCCGATCCCTCCTCTTCACCACCAG TAGGTGCGTTATCGGGGAGCTCAGAAGCCTCGGGGAGTCGCACGCCGCGGCGGTCGATGCCGCGAAGCAGCTCATCACCGCGAG GTGCGAGCACGAGAAGAGGGTGAGTGCCACCGCGTGCATAGAATCGGTGATCGGGGAGGAGAACTCCGAGCATTTTTTTGTTGCGACGCAGGATACCGATCTCCGGAAAAAGTTGCGCGAG GTACCCAGTGTTCCCATCATATTTGGTCTTAGGAACTCTTTATTTATTGAGCAACCCTCTTCACAGCAGCGTGAATTTATTAAGTCAACTGAAGAGAAGCGCTTGCACATGAGCGAATCAGATTTCCAGAAGATACATAAGAGGGCTTTAATGGGAAAAACAGCAGAAGGTTCTGATGGAGATGTTGAAGAACAGGCTGCAAGAACTGTCAGCAATACTGCGAGAAGGATGCTTGGTGTGGCACAGAAGAGTAAATTCAAAAGGAAGAAAGCAAAG CGTCCGAACCCACTTTCGTGTAAGAAGAAGAAACCAAAACCCGAGGTCTCACTTCCTAAAGTCCAG GAGGTTAAAGCCGAGGTCGCTACGAAGAGAAAAAGGATTAGGAAGCGCAACAGAGTTAGCAAGGATAGTAAACCTGGAGAGACCGAGACCTAG
- the LOC109727152 gene encoding E3 ubiquitin-protein ligase Hakai isoform X1 — translation MLQIRLSKGSSAEGGATAAAAVAPAKAAAPATETVTVTCPDHLVLADLPVAKSVGAVTSSAATSVRSVGRRHRRQAGEKVHFCVRCDLPIAIYGRLTPCEHAFCLTCARSEASCYLCDERIQKIQSVKMMEGIFICAAPHCLKSFLKRSEFESHIHETHADLQPNEEKDAGYPISTKASSTESQMRSSQQEISTARAPPRPGLSLNLNSPHEEKTRQPRPPPLYNNPSQGSEKPDFHSMQVSEKQSLEKPSGSQMQPVAPDFLTLQIQPPLPPNYAMPLNPNQALISPPLLNYPPTFPAQGSQPYPGVSVQGAVLGFAPAPTGVAGFVGSLPLPLQMPLPPPPPVHPASSQQLNAANFSNFGNVNQDGHGYGS, via the exons ATGCTCCAGATCCGCCTGAGCAAGGGCTCCTCGGCGGAGGGGGGCGccaccgccgcggcggcggtggcgccggCGAAGGCTGCGGCGCCGGCGACGGAGACGGTGACGGTGACGTGCCCCGACCACCTCGTCCTCGCCGACCTCCCCGTCGCGAAGAGCGTCGGCGCCgtcacctcctccgccgccacctccgtCCGCTCCGtcggccgccgccaccgccgccaggCCGGCGAGAAGGTCCACTTCTGCGTCCGCTGCGACTTACCCATCGCCATCTATGGCCGCCTC ACACCATGCGAACATGCATTCTGTTTAACATGTGCAAGGAGTGAAGCCAGTTGCTATCT ATGCGATGAACGAATTCAGAAGATCCAGAGCGTCAAGATGATGGAGGGCATCTTCATATGTGCCGCCCCACACTGTCTCAAATCCTTTCTCAAGCGGTCGGAATTCGAGTCCCATATTCACGAAACCCATGCCGACCTCCAACCCAATGAAGAGAAGGATGCCGGCTATCCAATAAGCACGAAAGCCTCATCCACTGAATCACAAATGCGATCGTCGCAGCAAGAAATCTCGACCGCCCGTGCCCCTCCACGGCCAGGATTATCCCTCAATCTCAATTCCCCACACGAAGAGAAGACCCGCCAACCCCGGCCTCCACCGTTGTATAACAACCCATCTCAAGGTTCAGAGAAGCCTGATTTTCACTCTATGCAAGTTTCGGAGAAGCAATCCCTAGAAAAACCTTCCGGCAGTCAAATGCAACCTGTGGCGCCCGATTTCCTGACTTTGCAAATCCAGCCCCCTCTGCCGCCAAATTACGCAATGCCCCTGAATCCCAACCAGGCATTGATCTCTCCTCCGTTGTTAAATTATCCTCCGACTTTTCCCGCACAGGGATCTCAACCATATCCCGGTGTATCCGTACAGGGGGCGGTGCTAGGGTTCGCGCCTGCTCCGACAGGTGTAGCTGGGTTTGTGGGTTCATTGCCTTTGCCGTTGCAGATGCCgctgcctccgccgccgccggttCACCCTGCGAGTTCTCAACAGCTTAATGCTGCAAATTTCTCTAATTTCGGCAATGTGAATCAAGACGGCCACGGCTATGGATCGTAA
- the LOC109727038 gene encoding uncharacterized protein LOC109727038 isoform X2: MGENGKRHSNLESFLACVTPSVSTYSLPKACFRDTSSLWESEGKELIECFNLEDLWELYAECSAYGLGVPIVLNNGETAVQYFTPSLSAVQIYTNKSPTLSRYGPEESETDSWSDDSTSERLSRSWDAVSDDSAYDLDSSLPPRERHLYFEFSEHLPPYSRVPFMGKVHELARDHPGLTTFKSVELSPASWMSIAWYPIYAIPGHGNSKDLDTCFLTYHNLSSILQGCVAKGSTSRGGLAYLGGSEMNRNKRITLSPFGLATYKMQGDIWRNPGTSDAQRITALRNAADSWLTQLGAVHPDFNFFRNNFRFH; this comes from the exons ATGGGTGAAAATGGGAAAAGGCATTCTAATCTCGAAAGCTTCCTCGCATGTGTAACACCCTCCGTGTCAACGTATTCTCTCCCCAAg GCATGTTTTCGAGATACAAGTAGCCTCTGGGAATCAGAAGGGAAAGAGTTGATAGAGTGCTTCAACCTCGAGGATCTATGGGAATTATATGCCGAGTGCAGCGCCTACGGCCTCGGCGTCCCAATTGTCCTAAACAATGGCGAGACCGCAGTCCAATATTTTACTCCATCGTTATCCGCCGTTCAGATTTATACCAACAAATCTCCGACTTTATCTAG ATATGGGCCTGAGGAGAGTGAGACCGATTCCTGGAGCGACGACAGCACAAGCGAGAGGCTTTCTAGGTCGTGGGATGCGGTTTCCGATGATTCGGCTTACGACCTCGATAGTTCGTTACCGCCAAGGGAACGCCACTTATACTTTGAATTTTCGGAGCATCTTCCTCCTTATTCGCGGGTTCCATTTATGGGCAAG GTGCACGAACTCGCGCGGGATCATCCAGGTTTGACAACATTCAAGAGCGTCGAACTTTCACCTGCGAGCTGGATGTCCATCGCGTG GTACCCCATATACGCTATTCCTGGTCATGGAAATTCGAAGGATCTCGACACGTGCTTCCTAACTTATCATAATCTCTCCTCTATACTCCAAG GTTGCGTCGCGAAAGGAAGCACTAGTCGAGGCGGTTTAGCTTATCTAGGTGGAAGCGAAATGAATCGGAACAAGAGGATCACCCTGTCTCCTTTCGGGCTCGCGACTTATAAAATGCAAGGGGACATATGGAGGAATCCGGGAACTTCCGATGCTCAAAGGATCACCGCTCTCCGCAACGCTGCGGATTCTTGGTTGACACAATTGGGTGCAGTACACCCTGACTTCAACTTCTTCAGAAACAACTTCAGATTTCATTAA
- the LOC109727293 gene encoding testis-expressed sequence 2 protein yields the protein MIVSFSLGFLLGFLTLLAAEGLALLWVLDRLRRSKAGSAAAEPREGRDLQGERPITYPVNKQGFVWVLEPEKVLKISTDGLPVGVSKEPKKKNIVEVCPVKKYAKINDHSLILIDTDGSTTIDLLDCTVVAVSASNLSSRKWAKRYPIRLESKESKLYNGSKTCYLYMDTSWEKESWCKALRLASCPDRDKLLWYMQLSEEFHNYLDLLNAEYPFFLKPSVFFGEDADKTSQKTTGSSKVRLFLKKLAKKASTKAGLESKITTDSSARGERKIVEKLRGVSSTDAFIKSSQEEKSSINSLQDLVQPSSPTSSLGSKGQPHVSSDGAFDDKFVGDEGTLCWNLLFSRLFFDAKRSDEINNAIKARFQRTLSNMRTPAYIGEVTCTGFDIGNLPPYIHKMKILPMDLNEVWAVELEFEYSGGIILDIVTRLEVREPELQKDMIEKSFETDSSGAVASDLLEGIEHYGNQFKSSGDLAAQIENKNEVDGLRQSKSLGWTSSYMSRWKGILHSFAEQVSQVPLSLAIKVTSVRGTLRLHIKPPPSDQLWYGFTSMPEIDWNLESSVGDRKITSSHIALLISNKFKAALRESLVLPNCESICIPWMLAEKDDWVPRKIAPFIFINQEPVDMRGLNASTSQSEESKLKVENSKEDKTGPTHSSGKKDDTLKTVVDVQQIPKEFPAESSDSRSSLAGINEELRIPLLGMNSLQESNCETGEDFPVNSSREIVAVEEQSSLEEDTRPKRTGRRARMMDFGKRMGDKLEEKRRHIEEKSRHIVEKMRENTRT from the exons ATGATCGTCTCCTTCTCCCTAGGGTTCCTCCTAGGGTTCCTGACCCTCCTCGCCGCCGAGGGGTTGGCGCTTCTGTGGGTTCTCGATCGGCTGCGGCGGAGCAAGGCGGGGTCCGCGGCGGCGGAACCGCGCGAGGGCCGTGATCTCCAGGGCGAGCGCCCGATCACGTACCCGGTCAACAAGCAG GGTTTTGTTTGGGTATTAGAACCAGAAAAGGTTCTAAAGATTAGTACTGATGGATTACCTGTTGGAGTTTCCAAGGAgccaaagaagaaaaatattgtgGAGGTCTGTCCTGTAAAAAAGTATGCCAAAATTAACGACCACTCTCTCATCTTGATTGATACAGATGGTTCTACAACTATTGATCTCCTGGATTGCACAGTTGTTGCTGTTTCTGCTTCAAACCTATCTTCGCGTAAGTG GGCAAAGAGGTACCCTATTAGATTGGAAAGTAAAGAATCAAAGCTCTATAATGGAAGTAAAACATGCTATTTGTACATGGACACATCTTGGGAGAAGGAATCATGGTGTAAGGCACTTCGCCTTGCATCTTGTCCTGATAGGGATAAATTGCTTTGGTATATGCAGTTAAGTGAAGAATTTCACAATTATTTAGATTTGTTGAATGCTGAATACCCTTTCTTCCTCAAGCCCTCAGTATTTTTTGGTGAGGATGCAGACAAAACTAGTCAGAAGACTACTGGGTCTTCAAAAGTTCGCCTTTTCCTGAAAAAGCTTGCCAAAAAAGCTTCTACAAAAGCTGGTTTAGAATCTAAAATCACTACTGATTCATCTGCACGCGGTGAAAGAAAAATCGTTGAAAAGTTGCGTGGCGTATCGTCAACTGATGCATTTATAAAGAGTTCTCAAGAAGAGAAATCCTCCATCAATTCTTTGCAAGATCTTGTGCAACCTAGTTCCCCAACTTCTTCTTTGGGCTCTAAAGGCCAGCCCCACGTGTCTTCTGATGGAGCTTTTGATGATAAGTTTGTTGGTGATGAGGGTACACTTTGTTGGAACCTGTTATTTTCACGGCTATTTTTTGATGCCAAAAGAAGTGATGAGATAAACAATGCCATCAAAGCACGCTTTCAG CGAACACTATCAAATATGAGGACACCTGCATACATTGGTGAAGTTACCTGCACTGGATTTGATATCGGAAATCTTCCACCTTATATTCACAAAATGAAAATCCTTCCAATGGACTTGAATGAGGTGTGGGCTGTGGAACTTGAGTTTGAATACTCCGGTGGCATAATATTAGATATTGTGACGAGGCTTGAAGTTCGTGAACCCGAGTTGCAGAAGGACATGATCGAAAAAAGTTTTGAAACAGATTCTAGTGGGGCAGTAGCTTCTGATCTTCTTGAGGGCATTGAGCATTATGGAAATCAATTTAAATCTTCTGGAGACCTGGCTGCTCAAATAGAGAATAAAAATGAAGTAG ATGGGTTAAGACAATCAAAGAGCTTAGGTTGGACTTCAAGTTACATGTCAAGGTGGAAGGGTATTCTACATTCATTTGCTGAACAAGTTTCACAG GTACCACTGTCGTTGGCAATAAAGGTTACATCAGTACGAGGAACTCTACGGCTGCACATAAAGCCACCACCTTCTGATCAACTGTGGTATGGTTTTACATCAATGCCAGAAATAGACTGGAACTTGGAGTCTTCAGTTGGTGATCGCAAAATCACCAGCAGCCACATAGCTTTACTTATCAGCAATAAATTTAAG GCTGCACTTCGCGAAAGTTTGGTACTTCCAAACTGTGAAAGTATCTGCATCCCATGGATGCTAGCAGAGAAGGATGATTGGGTTCCACGCAAAATTGctccatttatttttataaatcaaGAGCCAGTCGATATGAGAGGGCTTAATGCTTCAACCTCGCAATCTGAGGAATCTAAGTTGAAGGTTGAGAATAGTAAAGAGGATAAAACTGGTCCTACTCACTCTTCAGGGAAGAAAGATGATACATTGAAAACTGTAGTAGATGTTCAACAAATACCCAAGGAATTCCCTGCGGAGTCTTCGGATTCTCGTAGTTCTTTGGCCGGAATAAATGAGGAGTTGAGGATACCATTGTTAGGGATGAACAGCCTACAAGAAAGTAATTGTGAGACAGGAGAGGACTTCCCTGTGAATTCATCAAGGGAAATAGTGGCAGTAGAAGAGCAATCATCTCTTGAAGAGGATACGAGGCCAAAAAGAACGGGTCGGAGAGCAAGAATGATGGATTTTGGGAAGAGGATGGGGGACAAGCTAGAAGAGAAGAGGCGCCATATTGAGGAAAAAAGTAGGCATATTGTTGAGAAAATGCGAGAAAACACTAGGACGTGA
- the LOC109727153 gene encoding uncharacterized protein LOC109727153 isoform X1: MKPSTSFGFIALLMALVLLATMKIQYEHLKMDLQRYSSTASPRVLRSELEGLPRGIVEATSDMDLKPLSKISRSKDRSNNYSALLAMAVGISQKENVDRIVSKFLMENFAVILFHYDGNVDGWHDLEWSNKAIHILARSQTKWWFAKRFLHPDVVSVYDYIFLWDEDLGVENFHPGRYLEIMSSEELEISQPALDPELSSDIHHRITVRNKLVKVHRRVYGLRGSVNCTDESKGPPCTGWVEGMAPVFSRAAWRCVWHLIQNDLIHGWGLDMKLGYCAQGDRTRKVGVIDSEYVVHQGIPSLGGLSVRKERGRPMDLRIQQIRRQSTAELKKFKERWNQAVREDDEWTDPFDDFARENV; the protein is encoded by the exons ATGAAACCCTCCACCTCGTTCGGCTTCATCGCCCTTCTCATGGCGCTCGTCCTTCTCGCCACCATGAAGATCCAGTACGAGCACCTCAAG ATGGATCTACAGCGCTACTCATCCACGGCGTCCCCA AGAGTATTGAGGAGTGAGCTCGAGGGATTGCCTCGTGGGATTGTGGAGGCGACCTCCGACATGGATTTGAAGCCTTTGTCGAAGATCTCGAGGTCAAAA GACAGAAGTAACAACTACAGCGCTCTTCTGGCGATGGCAGTTGGCATTTCACAAAAGGAGAATGTGGATCGGATTGTTAGTAAG TTTCTTATGGAAAATTTCGCGGTAATACTTTTTCACTATGATGGGAATGTGGATGGATGGCACGATCTTGAGTGGAGTAACAAGGCAATACATATACTCGCTCGTAGCCAGACAAAGTG GTGGTTTGCTAAGCGCTTTTTACATCCAGATGTTGTATCTGTTTATGATTACATATTTTTGTGGGATGAAGATCTAGGAGTAGAGAACTTTCATCCTGGAAG GTACTTAGAGATAATGTCTTCTGAAGAATTGGAGATATCACAGCCTGCTTTGGACCCTGAACTATCATCTGACATTCACCACAGAATTACAGTTCGAAACAAATTGGTGAAGGTCCATAG GAGAGTATATGGCCTTCGTGGAAGTGTGAATTGCACTGATGAAAGTAAAGGACCTCCATGCACGGG gtGGGTTGAAGGGATGGCTCCAGTTTTTTCTCGGGCTGCATGGCGATGTGTGTGGCATCTCATCCAG AATGACCTGATTCATGGATGGGGACTGGACATGAAGCTCGGTTACTGTGCACAG GGTGATCGAACACGGAAGGTTGGCGTGATTGACAGTGAATATGTTGTTCACCAAGGAATACCCTCTTTGGGAGGATTATCAGTTCGGAAG GAAAGGGGCAGGCCAATGGATTTAAGAATCCAG CAGATAAGGAGGCAATCGACGGCCGAGCTGAAAAAGTTCAAAGAACGCTGGAACCAGGCTGTGAGGGAAGATGACGAATGGACGGATCCTTTTGATGACTTTGCGAGAGAAAATGTGTGA
- the LOC109727152 gene encoding E3 ubiquitin-protein ligase Hakai isoform X2, giving the protein MLQIRLSKGSSAEGGATAAAAVAPAKAAAPATETVTVTCPDHLVLADLPVAKSVGAVTSSAATSVRSVGRRHRRQAGEKVHFCVRCDLPIAIYGRLTPCEHAFCLTCARSEASCYLCDERIQKIQSVKMMEGIFICAAPHCLKSFLKRSEFESHIHETHADLQPNEEKDAGYPISTKASSTESQMRSSQQEISTARAPPRPGLSLNLNSPHEEKTRQPRPPPLYNNPSQGSEKPDFHSMQVSEKQSLEKPSGSQMQPVAPDFLTLQIQPPLPPNYAMPLNPNQGAVLGFAPAPTGVAGFVGSLPLPLQMPLPPPPPVHPASSQQLNAANFSNFGNVNQDGHGYGS; this is encoded by the exons ATGCTCCAGATCCGCCTGAGCAAGGGCTCCTCGGCGGAGGGGGGCGccaccgccgcggcggcggtggcgccggCGAAGGCTGCGGCGCCGGCGACGGAGACGGTGACGGTGACGTGCCCCGACCACCTCGTCCTCGCCGACCTCCCCGTCGCGAAGAGCGTCGGCGCCgtcacctcctccgccgccacctccgtCCGCTCCGtcggccgccgccaccgccgccaggCCGGCGAGAAGGTCCACTTCTGCGTCCGCTGCGACTTACCCATCGCCATCTATGGCCGCCTC ACACCATGCGAACATGCATTCTGTTTAACATGTGCAAGGAGTGAAGCCAGTTGCTATCT ATGCGATGAACGAATTCAGAAGATCCAGAGCGTCAAGATGATGGAGGGCATCTTCATATGTGCCGCCCCACACTGTCTCAAATCCTTTCTCAAGCGGTCGGAATTCGAGTCCCATATTCACGAAACCCATGCCGACCTCCAACCCAATGAAGAGAAGGATGCCGGCTATCCAATAAGCACGAAAGCCTCATCCACTGAATCACAAATGCGATCGTCGCAGCAAGAAATCTCGACCGCCCGTGCCCCTCCACGGCCAGGATTATCCCTCAATCTCAATTCCCCACACGAAGAGAAGACCCGCCAACCCCGGCCTCCACCGTTGTATAACAACCCATCTCAAGGTTCAGAGAAGCCTGATTTTCACTCTATGCAAGTTTCGGAGAAGCAATCCCTAGAAAAACCTTCCGGCAGTCAAATGCAACCTGTGGCGCCCGATTTCCTGACTTTGCAAATCCAGCCCCCTCTGCCGCCAAATTACGCAATGCCCCTGAATCCCAACCAG GGGGCGGTGCTAGGGTTCGCGCCTGCTCCGACAGGTGTAGCTGGGTTTGTGGGTTCATTGCCTTTGCCGTTGCAGATGCCgctgcctccgccgccgccggttCACCCTGCGAGTTCTCAACAGCTTAATGCTGCAAATTTCTCTAATTTCGGCAATGTGAATCAAGACGGCCACGGCTATGGATCGTAA